A genomic region of Diachasmimorpha longicaudata isolate KC_UGA_2023 chromosome 17, iyDiaLong2, whole genome shotgun sequence contains the following coding sequences:
- the LOC135170479 gene encoding nuclear receptor-binding factor 2-like, which produces MENSILNLAHEKQRRADVLLRSGRFEEAADCHEKIAELLAEAHTQITASFVDVRPLEISNHQDNYSSSSIHSSAALESLVLQRDYHQRQAAVVRMKQAQYEEYKSTLEKQQRHLLSKQASKNQEKGNAENPLPDKYEGSLRQAIYRTIEEQDSLLSLISLPEDGQPFKHPKDTSTVIEELRTANAQLRSLVESLLSQLEAKEHEVRQLTQRLQTRSVDSHEEICPEEGHSLRLAPLPPLAPLEMPLFDFTSP; this is translated from the exons ATGGAGAATTCTATCTTGAACCTG GCTCACGAGAAACAGAGGAGGGCAGATGTCCTGCTGCGGTCAGGACGTTTCGAGGAGGCTGCCGACtgtcatgaaaaaattgctgAACTTTTGGCGGAGGCACATACCCAAATCACCGCCAGCTTTGTCGACGTAAGGCCGTTGGAGATATCGAATCATCAGGATAACTATTCATCCTCCTCCATTCACTCTTCAGCTGCCCTCGAGTCGCTGGTTCTCCAGCGTGATTATCACCAGCGACAAGCAGCTGTTGTTAG AATGAAGCAGGCGCAGTATGAGGAGTACAAGAGTACGTTGGAGAAACAACAGCGTCACCTCCTCAGCAAGCAAGCATCAAAAAATCAGGAGAAAGGAAACGCCGAGAACCCACTGCCCGACAAGTACGAAGGATCCTTGAGGCAGGCTATCTACAGGACAATTGAGGAACAGGATAGCCTGCTGAGTCTCATATCATTGCCTGAGGATGGCCAGCCCTTCAAGCATCCCAAGGACACCAGCACAGTTATCGAAGAACTACGGACAGCCAACGCGCAATTGAGGTCACTCGTGGAAAGCTTGCTGAGTCAACTTGAAGCAAAGGAACACGAAGTTCGTCAGCTGACTCAGAGACTCCAGACGAGATCGGTTGATTCTCATGAAGAAATTTGTCCTGAGGAAGGGCACTCCTTGAGACTAGCTCCCCTACCTCCTCTGGCGCCACTCGAGATGCCACTGTTTGATTTCACTTCTCCTTAA